catttttttttttattaatgaaggcatgaaaacttttactttgatcTTGAGGCCCTCTGATCCAAACTCTCTTCTATACTCACATTTCAAAGACTTTGAAAAGCTTCTTGTTTGATCAGTGTGATATGTCCAAACTATAGAAGGTGTGAGGAGAACAAATGAGACTTTTCACATGCGCTTATACGCCATCTTTCCCAGATGGTGTTGATGAGTCTAGAAAGTTCACCCAAAATCCACATTTTGAAGTTTTCTCCAGTAAAGTATCAGAAAACAGATCCAAGATATCAATGTTTGTCACTGATCCTTTGTGTAATAAACACAAAGCTGGTGCAGTTTAGCTGCTAAACCTGTATGTCACAACATCAGGAAAAAATCATCCTCTGATGGGGAATAGGTGGTAGGCACGGATAATTATTGACCCTGCTTTATTCCGTACACTACTGTTGTAAACTGGGGGGCAATCAAACATGGAATAATTGAATATCTTTGCAAGGTTGGGCAGCTTGTGTCCAAAACGTCTGCTGAGATGAAAAGCGAGTGCCCTGTGGTGTTCAGTGATCCACGTTCACCTACCATTGGCATTACCCGCACCCCTGTGAGAGAAGTCATGAGAGGTAAGTAATATATAAACGTAATAACTTTCAGCTTGacttttctcactttttttttttttttttttttttaaataatctaaaAAAATGACTTCCTTTCATTCTTCTTTCCAGCAACAGTCGGGTCCTTTGCTCGTCGCCTGGGTATGATTTTTCACAGTGAGGTTGAAGGGAAACTCCCCGAAGGCCATCAGAAAGGCTTCCGTGGCGCATCAAAGAAAGAGGAGGACTTTATAAGTGAAGAGCTGGCATCCACTGAGCCCCTCCTGGGCCCACGGCTGTCCAGCAACCTTAATGAACATGCTAACTTACTGGTGACACCTGTCCAGCCCCCTCTCCAGAGCGTAGAGAAATTGAGTCCTTTTGTGCTTCCTGAAGAGcctcaggtggaggtggagataGAAACTGAAGCAGATATTAGCctggaggaggctgaggaagcaAGAGAGTCTCCTGTTCACAAGAGACTGAGCATGAGCCTGATAACCTGCCACGAGGGCGCTCCCTCCCCCCGAGCCTTTGCAGAGGTCCATCGTGAAAATATTTCATCCCCAGAACCTGGCGCAGAAGTGGAGCCACTCGGGGATGGTGTGGATCACGCTTACGCCCTTCCTTCTGCTACCATTGAAGCAGACTCTCCTGTTGAACCTGCCCCCTCCAACACCCTTCCTTCTGCTACCATTGAAGCAGACTCTCCTGTTGAACCTGCCCCCTCCAACACCCTTCCTTCTGCTACCATTGAAGCAGACTCTCCTGTTGAACCTGCCCCCTCCAACACTGATGCTGATGATTCCATTGCACAGCCAGAGAAGGAAGAAACTAAAGAGCTCGGTAAAGAAGCTAATTTGCTTCCATCCGGTCCACCATGCGTTCGTGGTCCTGAGCAGCCACAGGCCTGCACCGGCATCCGCTGCCCCACCTTTGACTCAAAGAGCCCTAGCCAGACTGTTTTCAAACCGCAGTGGCTGGGAAATGGCTTTCGTCCGTCTGGGCTCAGAGCGAGAGGAGTGCAGGGGCTCGGTGGAAAAGGAGGCTCCTCTCCTCTCGCCATCCGTGTGGCCGTTAAGAACGTAGCCAACGAAAACAAAGGACAGTCTGGAAAACTGAAGCAGAAAGGTGTGTAGGAAGTTTGTCACCTTTTGATTGTTTATGGTGAGACTGTattgcttttccttttttaaactttctttttcttcaggaACTGAAGGCCGCTCCCCGCTGCAGATCCTCAAGAAGACCAACTCACCCAGAGACCAGCGCGCTCAGGTATTTGTAGCTGTAATTTACCCACATATATCAGCTCATGAAAGCAACATCTGTGTTTTTACTTGTccaaaaacacaggaaattCACGTTTTGATTTCCTTCCAGATGAAGCTGAAGACGTCCACTCCCGACAAGCAGAGGGCTGGACAGATGGACCGCCGAGTGCTGGCTGTGTGTCTGGATAAGGAGAACCAATGAGGCACTACACgcactgttttttaaaaatgtgtttttatgtgtataGCTTCCACAAACTGTTTGTTGTCCTGTATATATTTAACTGCTTGTTGTTGTGTAAataaactttgcaaacctacTAGAGCTTAAAATTTTACTGATTAACTCTTATCTGTTATTTGGAGAATTTTCTTGTTCATTTTTGTGCGCATTTAATCTTCGTCAACACCTAAATTATATTCAGAAATAACACTTGAAATTTAATATTTCTCCAGTTTGCAAAGATTGCATAGCTCACATGTCATTGAACTGACTCGACTCCTTAGTCTAAATGTCAAAGCGTCCTTGGGCAATGGTGAACACTTCGTTGTCCTCACCTATCAAAGTGTGAGTGTAAAGTGTCTTTTCTATCCCCAAGGCATGCTTTGAGTTAAGAAAAAGTACTATGTAACTACCAGTTCATTCAGCAGGTTACCTTGATGTCTGCTGAGTTGCTGTCTTGTGATTGGCTCTTTGACATTCACACTAACGAGCAGTAtagcaggtgtacctaataaaatcttaagaaaaacagacattttagcATTAATTAGATGtggcctttttttttaagtttacatttattcattttattaattttttatttatttttttcacaaggAAACAAGAACAGAAGAGAGAAGGGTGTGGAAAGagtaacagaaaataaacagcaCAGTAGTAGACAGGTCTTTATATACTCTAAAATGTTTGACTTGCAGGCAGATCATGTGGCCCACACTTTTCTATGAGTGCCAGCCGCTGATCTGTTCTTGGAGGAGCAGCTCCTATTTATGGTCTTTTTACATGCAATATTCAAAACTGTGAAGGGAGGAATATTGTCATATTGAATCGTGCCGCTAGGTATCAGTACCAAAAGTGTCACTCTGGGATCCTTGAAAATATCACAACCAAATATGTCTTCTAAAGCGTTTAGTGTCAACATTATTAAAATATGTAGCAGAAAAAATACTACAGAGTCCATTGGTATGCTCGTAGTTTTGTACATGAACTGCTACAACTACTTTCAATCACTCCATCATCTTCTGGTGAAATTCCCTTTTGAATCTCTCTATTATAATGAATGTATTATAACTTGATAGAGAACTTGTGCTTTGGAGATATTCACATGATAACCTACATGTTCATGAGTATGGGCGGAGTTAAATCTGGATTTTGGAGGTAAGTGATAAGATCATCTGTGAGTAATGCCATTATATGGTTCTTAGCTATTAGTTCCTATGAGACAAGGCCTCTGTGAGTATTCCAAAAAGGGATGAGCTGAGGCAGCAACCCTGCATCTGTCTGACAGGTGATCTTTATTATAGCATTTTTAACTGAGGCTATAtcatcataatttttatgattatttttaattgatAATATACGGTTTAAATAAGTTGGTGAAGGTTTTACAGTGTGGATGGGAGTGAGGCTGATTGAAGCTGTTTGCACTTTCACCTCACAGTAAGGGAGTCCCTGGTTTGAGCTCCAACTGGTGCATCTCTGTATGGGGTTTGCTTGCTCTTCCTGtgccttcctcccacagtccaaagacatataTGTTAGGttagttggtgtttttaaattaGCTGGACGCAATATGTGAGATAGATAAAGTCCTGCTTGAATAAATGCAACTATCAataattatattattgtattttttagctttttataTCCTGTCTACCTGCAGAAGGAACGGAACTTGTATCTTAAACTGGTTGGAGGCATCTTGtgagatgttttttgtttgtgtgtgtgtgcatggttCCTGATTAATGAATAATAAAACTAAACAGGTTTGACAGGGAATTCAGGACaagagcagatttttttttataaaagcaATCAGGTTTTGTTTAGCATGCAGCTGTGTGTAAAAAGCCTGCAATGCTTCACATCTGAGCTTGTTAAATGCACAAAAGAGCCTGTTTATCCTTAAGAGAAACTACATTCTTATGCTTTTGTCTAGACAACTAAagtcacactacaaataaatgCTCACATTTTCTCTACAGTGAaatcaaagacaacagaagCGTGGATGACATTTCACATGCTTCACTCATATCTAGAAGGATTTGAATGccagaaataaacatttagaCTTGTGTAATGCAGATGTTTATTAGGTAGTGCTGCTTCACTTTGTACAGTGTGTATCCACTCTGGAAAAGAGCCTGTTTAAATTAGAGTtagattgtttttttcatttttatatacaCAACCTGTCCTTCAAGTTTAAAGGTTTGCATGCAGAGGAAAAGTAAGCACTTATATACACATTCAGATGTACTACTCATAAGCACAGCAGCTATTACCATCCATGCACCACTCATACAAAGAGTCCTGTCCTGAGACAAATGGGTCATCTTTTTATGTAAGTGCTTAGCGAAGCATGAAAATCATTTTATTATCCCATCTGTCAGTTCAGCAGTTTACCCAAAGCACTTTTCAGGTCTAGCTACTGAGGGGTTAGGCCGAGTGATGAGACCCGAAATCCTGGTAAATATTGTCCATCGATCACATACAAAAACACACGCTAATGCAGACATCTGCAAGCTAGAACTCCATTTTAACTAAAGTTAGAAAATGAACAGGAAGTAAATGTAAGCATCTACAGAATCTACCAAAACTAACAACAAACAACAGTCTGAAACAATAAAGCTCATATTATTTATATGATTTAACTTATGCTATGATAGAAATCACAGCATGTTAGTAAGTTACCCAACACAACATATGCTTCAGCTGGACGTATTCAATTCTATCTCATCCTGTGTGCTACCGTTTCCATTTGGCAACTGTTCTCAAATTGCTGTAATTAATGTGCATACTTGATCCATGTGAACCACAGTACAATTAACTACTGATGGGAATGACATTTGCTCAGACCCCCGAACCCAGAATTCCCCCATAACGTGAGAAGAAAGTTTGGAGCGCAACGTGATGGAGAGGAGAGAAAATCTTCACATTACAACCCCGCTCCACCGTTAGATAGGACTTGGCACAATTTAACATACCCTCTTCTCACCCCATGTGACTCCTCATCCCCTCCCTCAGACCtcaatttctttatattttcttcaCTTCACTAAGTGCTCTCTTTGCAATGAACAGCCTCAGTTCCAGATCTTGAGGAAGCTGTCCCAGGATCCCGTGCAGCACGCCATGCCATCTGTGGATACTCCGATGCAGCTCACTCTGTTGTCGTGACCAGCCAGCACACCTGAACAGCAGCGAGCAGGGAAATAAATGAGACAAAGGgtcaaacattttaaaataaacttccaATTCCCTGTTTTTGGTTTTAGTTTACTTATGTGCAAAACTAAACTTTACAAGGAAATGTAACTAAAACAATATTGTGTGcttgtaaaaataataatatacagGAAATGTAGTTTTAGTCTTTCTTGTTTGGTCAGATTTGTCCAGCAGCATTAAGAGGAGTTGGTGCAAATATTTATTGTGCCTGGGATGTCTATGGGACTGTGTGTCAGGTGTTTGTGTTGCATTATATTACTGTATTGAAACCACAATGACAAAAAGAAGAGAGCAAACTCACTCTGGAAACTAAGTAAAAGGAATATAGCAGAAAaaagatggaggaaaaaaagtggAATAACTCGGTTTCTCACCGACTCTCTCGGCTTTGAGCGAGTCCCAGATGTTGACGTTAAAGTCGTCGTAGCCAGCGAGTATCAGGCGTCCAGACAGGGAGGGGGCCAGAGAGGTCACCCCGCACATGATGCTGCTGTCCTGGTAGGTGATGAGCTCCTGGTCAGCTCGCAGATCGTACATCTTGCAGGTGGCGTCATCTGATCCTGTTATCACTGCATTACCGTTGGGGAAGAACTGGAGGAAAAAGAAGTGGTTAGAAAGCGTGCCTCCTTGGACAGGACGCACTGAGAGCTTTGCACACAATGGAAAAGGaaatcttttttccccctttgttCTCACCCCAATGGCGTTGATGTCACTCTCGTGACCTGCAAAGGTCTGTCTGCAGGTGCCCTCCCTGATGTCCCACAGCTTAGCTGTGAAGTCACAAGCCCCTGAGATGAAGAACTTGAAGTCTGGGGACACGCCGAGGGACATGCAGTCTCCCTGGTGTCCGGCAAACACAGTCTTCTGGGTTCCTGTCTCAATGTCCCATAGTACGCTAGAAGGGCAAGTTTAATTcaaacaagtgcaaaaaaatcaATTGAAACTTTCTTTTGTTCAGTGAATCAAACTATATTCTTACCAAGTGCAGTCGCCTGAGCtggtgatgatctcagtgtCGCTGAGGAAACGACAGCAGGACAGGTAACCTGTACAACCACAGAAATACCACATGGGGCACCGCAGGACTCATCGCAAAGGAGCgtttcatttctgtttcttGTCATCTTCCTACCTGTGTGCGCTGCAAGCTCTCTCATGACCTTGACGTTCCCATCCTTGCCTTTCAGGTTGTAGATGGAGCACATGTTGTCCAGACCGCCACACGCCACAAGGTTTCCAGAAGGCGCGTAGGCACAGGTCATCACCCACGATGACTTGAGGGGGATGGCATTCACCTAGGTGCACACAGAGGACAGGAGAGCTTGTTTTCAGCCTCTGAATTTACTGTTGTGTATTTAGCTGTCTCACGATGGAAATTTAGATCCTGTAACTTTTAAAGGTATGTGCTTAAGTCTTAATGTTTGAGCGAGAGATGCTTAAGGCACAGTGAGAAGTACATTGTGTATTTTGGTGTGTTTGAGAGTGAATACACCCTGCAAGGTTTACAACCACGTTTACTTTGGGTTTAGGTATAGCTGGAAACAAAAATTCCTATTACCGGAATTGTAATAGCCCTGCCCTTTGGCCTCTCCTACCTTGTTGGTCGTGATGGTGTCCCACACTATGAGTTTTCCATCCTGCGAGGCACTGACACACAGCCTGGGGGAGAAATGTGGattaaaatcagcaaaaaaaccccacgtGAAGCAGAGGCTGTAACATTAAGAATATGCTTCCCCCTATCAATTTACTCAGGTTAAAGCAAATCTAATTTACCATCTCCCTTCTGCATATCTGGACTTTGCTCACTCTCCTCACAATTATTTAGAAAATTATTAGAAAACTATCAGATCTTGGCTGCGACACAACAAAAAAGCAGGTGTCCTTTCAATTTGTGCAGCATGTTGGGTAATTACTTTGAATCAGTGGACCAGTGCATTGCATAGATCTTGGCAAGATGACCCCTTAGTGTTTTCCTGGTCTTCATCTGGACACGCCCCACCACTGTGATCCCAGCTGCTGCCTCCTGCAGTGTGGAATCCTGCACCGCCTTGCGAGCTGCCTGCAgagcacacacgtacacacacacacaaagtgccGTCAGGAATAATATGTCAACACACGTCAGACAGAACAGCATGTGTATTATGCTGGATCTACCACAGATGATATATTGCGGCCAACTTACGGTAATCTGGTCTTTGAGACTATCTGCCTCCTTTCGAAGTTGCTCCATTTCACCCATGGTGATCAATCAATAGTGGACTCTAGAGAAGATGTCAGAAGAGGCCGTAGTCCTGGGAATAAGAAGGAGAGTTCCGGTGAAGCAGCATAAACAAAACTCAGTCACCAAGAAATCCTAAAATCTTTGCCAAGCCGCCCGCGCTATCACTCCATCTCAGAATTTTACCTGCATTTACCTGTTAACCTCCCTACTGTAGGTCTCCAGGTAAGTGCTGCTTTGCAAGTCAAACCTGCCCCCATCTGCTTTGCAAACTTTTTCTAACTTCGCAGgaacatacagagaaacccACAGGACACACCTACACTCAGACACGCACGCAGAGGCACACCGTATGAATATTCACGCGGTTAAAGTTTGCCCTTCAGACGATGTGAGAGCAAAGATCCTCACCCTGAATGTACACACAAACCAGTATGTCCTGTAATGATGTGTACCAGCTCTCACTCGCTGCCTCTCAGCTTCACGGCAAATTCACAACACTTGTAGAGGAATTTGTGCCATTTAACACTCCAGCTGAGCTCTCATCTGCTGCTGATGGCTATTAAATTTGCTAATGTGATGATTAAATGAGCAATGTTTAGCGGTAAAACCAATCGCCTAATGGTCAGACTCATAAAGTGTGACAAATGTAATCAACGCACAACTGAAGAGGTAGCCAGAAAGTCAGAAAGAAG
This sequence is a window from Oreochromis aureus strain Israel breed Guangdong linkage group 11, ZZ_aureus, whole genome shotgun sequence. Protein-coding genes within it:
- the cdca3 gene encoding cell division cycle-associated protein 3, with the protein product MGSSESKMTASAAIKPEPAFKKTHISHLIDPRSPSAGIERTPIQVGQLVSKTSAEMKSECPVVFSDPRSPTIGITRTPVREVMRATVGSFARRLGMIFHSEVEGKLPEGHQKGFRGASKKEEDFISEELASTEPLLGPRLSSNLNEHANLLVTPVQPPLQSVEKLSPFVLPEEPQVEVEIETEADISLEEAEEARESPVHKRLSMSLITCHEGAPSPRAFAEVHRENISSPEPGAEVEPLGDGVDHAYALPSATIEADSPVEPAPSNTLPSATIEADSPVEPAPSNTLPSATIEADSPVEPAPSNTDADDSIAQPEKEETKELGKEANLLPSGPPCVRGPEQPQACTGIRCPTFDSKSPSQTVFKPQWLGNGFRPSGLRARGVQGLGGKGGSSPLAIRVAVKNVANENKGQSGKLKQKGTEGRSPLQILKKTNSPRDQRAQMKLKTSTPDKQRAGQMDRRVLAVCLDKENQ
- the gnb3a gene encoding guanine nucleotide-binding protein G(I)/G(S)/G(T) subunit beta-3a; translated protein: MGEMEQLRKEADSLKDQITAARKAVQDSTLQEAAAGITVVGRVQMKTRKTLRGHLAKIYAMHWSTDSKLCVSASQDGKLIVWDTITTNKVNAIPLKSSWVMTCAYAPSGNLVACGGLDNMCSIYNLKGKDGNVKVMRELAAHTGYLSCCRFLSDTEIITSSGDCTCVLWDIETGTQKTVFAGHQGDCMSLGVSPDFKFFISGACDFTAKLWDIREGTCRQTFAGHESDINAIGFFPNGNAVITGSDDATCKMYDLRADQELITYQDSSIMCGVTSLAPSLSGRLILAGYDDFNVNIWDSLKAERVGVLAGHDNRVSCIGVSTDGMACCTGSWDSFLKIWN